The DNA sequence TTCATTTATTTTTGATTTTAAATCTTGATTAATAAGAACTTTTTTTGTCAGTATCTGTCCAAAATAAACTGATACAATTTTGTAATTAGGTTTTAATACAATTCTATCTATAACATTAAATCCAGGTGCTCCACTTTTAGTAGTGAGAACGCATCCTCCGATCATTAATGGACCTACTGTTCCTAATCCAGTTTTATTTTCTACTTCAGCAATATGAGCTATTACACCCATCTCGTTATACGTTAACCCTATATTCAATATCTGTTCCAATGCTAAAGCTGTAGAGAGGGCTCCTGCACCACTCGAACCATAACCAGAGGCCATTGGCACATCTATAAGGTGCTCTATCTTAATTTCATAATTCTGTTTTGACCTTTTGAGGAATTCCTGAACAACAAATTTAGTAGTTTCTGCCCTTGGAGCATCTTTACCATTAATCGTAATTTCTATCTGATTTTTTGGAGAATGTCTTGCAGAAGCTTTCGTATAGACTCCTTTTTCTATAACAAATCCTCCACCACGAGACCCCATATATTTTGGATCTTTGATAGGAGTACCGTCAGCTCTCTTATCACATATTTCAAATAAACTAGATATACCAGCTGGACTGAAAGCTTCAGCTTTTTCAGAACTTTTGTGCATGGTCTAATGATAATCGGTGGTAAATTAAAATTTTTAAACTTACAAGGTTATGCTTGTCTGTTATTGAGGTTATGTAATTATTTTTGGAATAATTTTATTACATACTTTGAGAATTGGAGGGCACAATATTAGAAGAAATGGCATTTGATTTGCGAATGTAAATGCAAACAAAATCAAAATAGCCGTTATTGGAAGATTGCTACCAAGATTTAAGGGTAGTATGAAAAACTTACTGAAAACCCAAATTCCAAATCCTACAATCGCGCTTCCGATACTATTACCAATTATTGAAGCTACAGCAAATCTTCTCCATTTAAACCAATATTTTTCAAATAAAATTAGAAGAAAAATACATAAGCTTCCAAAAATTAGGAAGAGAATAGCTATAGATAATTTTGAATTGTCTCCTGCAAGCCAATGTATTAAGAAAATGAAAGCAACAATTATGCTTCCCAATATAATAAGCGATCTAGAGAATCTATCTTTGTTGCTCATCCCAATATATGACGTTTTTTTAATTCCAATAATATAAAATCCAATTATCCCTAAACATAACCCAATTAAGAAATCAAAAATCCTAGATGTCGCAAGAAAAACTAAAGAGCCCGTAAATAGTATTACCCAACCTAGAACTTCTTCGGAACTTATAAATTTAAATTCCTTTCTAGAAATGTACCCAATCAAATAGAACATTACAAAGTTAGCTGGAACACCTACAGTAAGACTTAGAAGTACATTTCCATGGATTATCATATCACTCATGAAAATGCCAATTGCTGCTCCTATTCCTCCTACCAAAGGACCAAATAACACAGCAAATACAGCAGGCACTACAACGGCTGGTCCCCAAAATCTTACTACCCCTATTATTGGAGCGAAGATTCCCAAAAATGTAAGATAGCCAACGGTAGTATATAGAGCTGCATTTAATGCAGTCATTGTCAGTTCAATTGGCTTCATAGAACCTTATTCAACTCCCAAAAAGATTAAGATAAAATTTTAGAATAAATTCTAAGAGTAAGGATTCATTGTTTGGGGATATTTCTTATACAACATCTTCCTAAGTTCATTTCGCAATTTAGTATCAAGTTCTTTATGTTTATCTGAAATTAATCGCATTGAATCATCGGAACTTACTATTGGGCCTTGAAGGACAACAGGTGAATCTACCTTAGTAGAAGGTATTGGTTTTGTTTTCAGAATATTTGAAAATACTTTGTTGATATTTTCATTGTTAGGAGATGTATGGATTAGCTCCTTGATTTGTTTTCCAGATATCGGTCTAAGTCCAAAAGTGTAAGGTGAGATCCTTTTAAAGAAATCAGTATCTAAGTCAAGCTTAGCTCCAAAACCAGTAAATTTGAAAGGATTGATTTTTTCTTCTTTCGTAAGCCATAATTCAGAGTCATGTGAAGCCGCCATATTGTAGTATCCAAATCGATCTTTTCCAAATAAAACCTTCCAATCTTTAGGATTAGAGTCGTACTTTTTTAGAATCTTCTCCTTAATTTTATCGGAAGGTAATATCATTAATCGGTCAACTTCAATTTTTTAAAAAAATAATAAACTCGATTAAGAGTCTTTTTTCCAGAATTACTTTAATTTGCTTGACTTGTTGAATTTAAGCTTTTATTGTTAGATTTTAATGAATTTATATTACTTTATTTCAACGCATAGAAATATTCAGTTTGATTTGCCTGGGTTTTTTTATGAAAAAGATCGCAGTAATAGGGGTAGGAAATATACTTATGAAGGATGAGGGTGTAGGCGTACATTCTCTGAAAAAGTTAGAAACTCTAAAACTACCCGGCAATGTTGAATTATATGAAGGTGGGACACGAATTCTTGACATTTTACCATCTCTAGAAGGAGTTGATTTAATAATCATCATAGATGCGGTAAAATTTGGTAAAAAGCCTGGGACTGTCAATTTATTTGAAGTAGAATTATCAAAGAATGGAAATTCAAAAGAGATGGTTAGCCTTCATGAAATGGATTTGATTTCTTCTATCAAATTTGCAAAACAAATCTATGATTTACCGGAAAAGATAATAATTATTGGTATAGAGCCAAAAGAAGTTGATGTTGGCATTGAAATGTCTGAAGAGGTAACTAGAAACATACCTGAAGTGATAGAGAAAGTCCATAAAACTATACAATGCTACAGTACTAGTGCGCACTAAATAGTAGATTCTTAAGAAAAAATTAATGAAATTAATTCTCTTTTAGTTTTTAGCGCGTGCTTTCCCGAATATGCGCTTAGATGAATAGTGTTATCGTTGCATCCTTGGCAAGATCTACATATGTAGCTGCGCCTATCACGTCATCCACTTCAGGGATTAGATCATCTTTTGTTGTGCCCATCAGCTTCATGGTAGGAGAACAAGCATGGAAAATGACTCCTCCATCCTTGGCCATTTTAATCAATTCTTGGATCGAAGGCATTTTACTCTTTTTCATCTTGCTCTTTATCATCTTTGTAACCATCGCGGTCATTCCAGGTAGTATCCCGAGTATGTTGGGCATTGGTAGTGAGGGATTCCCAATTGGAGCCAATTTAAGTTTGCTAGACTTTTTCTTAGTAATAATATCCATTCCCCAGAATGTAAAATAAAGATGGACCTCCATGTCCATAGCTGCAGCTGATGTAGCTATCATTAAAGGTGGAAATGCCATGTCTGCCGTTCCTTTTGAGCATACTATACAAACCTTACCCTTCACTTTACTCAAATTAATCACCTCCGAAGAGTTATCCAACCTTAATCATTGGCCATATTGTGAATATCCTGCTAATTACATGCGCTTTATTCATATTAGGGCAAATACTATATTTAAACATAACAGAGTTATAACATATCTTAATAGATTAGCTCGCCAGCTTTTAACGCGTTTAACATGATTTTAACACTTTTAACGGATTTTTACAAATTTTAGAATGTTTAATCCTAAGGTGTTGTAATTCTAGTCACTTTGTGATCTACTGATTAAAATCTTTACTAAATTATATTGAGAAAAAGCAATCATAATCGAAAAGAAAGAATCATATCCAGTATTTTCCTTAAAATAATCCAATGATAAACACCTATTCCTTATGGCTAAAGCCGACTGGTAGCATCTATCAAGAATTGGCAAAAATCATTGAAAATTTAAGTGATAAATATTCAGCACCTATCTTCGAACCTCATGTTACATTAATAGGAGGATTGACTGATTCTGAGAATAATATAATTAAGAAAACTTTGAGGCTTGTCAATTTAGTTAAACCAATTAAAATTAAGCTAACAAGAATTGGATACCTTAACGAGTATTATAGGTGTATATTCTTAATAGCTGAAGAAACCAAAAGTCTAATGAACATGAATTTAAAAGCAAGAGAAATATTTGGACACAAGCAGGATACAAAATTTCTGCCACACTTGAGCTTATTATATGGAAATTTTAATTCAAAATTAAAAGAGGAAATAATACGATCGTTAAGTGATAAAATCAATATAGAATTTGAAGCTGAGAGCATATGTTTAATTTCTACAAGAAATGGACCAAAAGATTGGTACAAAATAAAGAGATTTTTGTTGGAGTGAATTCAAGTTTGAGTGATATTCTTCAATACAAGAAAAAAGTCAATAGAAAGAATTTATAAGCGGCCATAGTTAACAATGTTATAGTTGTGATTAAATTGAGGCCCCCTTGCGAAGTTGTAACAAAATGTGTTTTACCAACTGTTAGATCCTTAGTCGCTAAGAAATTAGTTAAAGAACATGGTCTTTCACAGGTAACCACAGCAGAAAAACTAGGTACAACTCAAGCTGCTATAAGCCAATACATCTATTCTAAAAGGGGCAATAAGATGGCCGATTATTTTGAATCATTACCTACTTTTCATACTTTTGTCAATGAAGTCGTTGAGGAGATAAAGAATGGAGAAGGATCCTCAATGGACGTAATTCCCATGTTCTGTAAATTATGCAGGTCACTAGATAAAGAGAAGATATATGAGCTAAGTAAGTAATTAGAACTCTTCATAAGTAATTGTTTAAACAATAATTCTCTGGGCAGAAGTATAGACATTCAATTTTTGACCTCTAGTGAAGCAGTCTAAAGTAAGACCTGCTTTTTTCGCGCGCGCGTTCTTCAACTGCTACGTAATCCTCTACAATTTTTTTTAAGTTAGTGCTCAAGTCCACTTTTGCAGTCATTACTTTTGTAATAATAGGCAAAATTATCTTCACCAAATGTATTTAGATAATTTATATTCGAGATAGATTTTTATTGAATAATAAGATAAAATACGGCAAAACTTTAAGTTCACGGCGTAGGTGCGCGGAGCTCAGGTGGGTGTAATTTGGCTAGCAAAATTGAAAAAAAGGAATTATCAGCTTTTGTTAATAAACTCTTGGATAAGTATGAAGTAATCGGGCCAAAAAAGAAGAAAACGCAATATGTCTTTGACATTATATCTTCACCTGATGACCTCGAACTAGATTACCCAACTACTATTCTCCCTCTAAAGAAATTTCTGATTCCTCAAAAAGAGAATTTAATAACTTTTAATCTAAATGATAACGATGTCTCTGAAGGACCAAGTCTAGAAAAAAAGCAAGTACTCTTGGGCATACACTCTTGCGACCTTAATAGCTTTCCAATTTTAGATAAAGTGTTTACTGATGAGAATCCATGCCCAAGATATACAAAAAGAAGAGAGAATCTAATATTAGTGGCTTTGACATGTAACGAGCCAAATGAATATTGTTTTTGTGAATCCATGGGTACTGGACCATCGCCTGATAATGGCTATGACCTCTTGTTAACTGATTTAGGAGAAGAATATCTCATAGAGTCTGGAAGTGAGGTCGGGGAAAGTTTACTCTCTTTAATGGATAAAAGGAATGCGGAAGATGCTGATTTAGAAAGGAAGGAATCGATAATAAAATCTGCTGAGAGCAAATTTGAGAGGCAGGTAAATACCAAGGACCTTCCAGAAATTTTCCAGAAAAATCTTGATCATCCAATATGGATGGAATTAGGTAAAAAAGATCTTGCTTGCGCGCAGTGCATTCACTCTTGTCCTACTTGTTATTGTTATGATGTTAGGGACGACATCAATCTCAACATAGATAGTAGTACACGATATCGAGAGTGGGATAGTTGTTTTCTAAAGGAATTTGCAGAAGTTGCGATGGAAGGTAATTATCGAAAAGATAGATCCTCAAGAGTAAGGCAGTTTATAGGACATAATTTAGGATGGGGTGGTGCAGAACAATATAAAATTGAGAAAGGGTTTGCAAAATGTGTTGGTTGCGGTCGTTGTATTAAAGCTTGCCCAGTTGATATAGACATCACTGAAGTTTCTGCTACAATTAGAGATGATAAACAATGATTGATCCGTTCCAATTAACAAAAGCAGTTATTAAGGATGTTAAATTTGAAACAAAAGACACGTATACATACACAATTCAATACTTAGACGGAGAGATTCCTCCGGAAGAAGAGTTTAAGCCCGGACAATTCATCGAATTCTCTGTTTTTGGTGTTGGTGAGGCGCCTTTTTCCCTAAGCTCATTATTTCAAAACAAGATTTTTGATACCACTATAAGGGAAGTTGGTGATGTAACTCGATTTATTCATAGATGTAAAATTGGAGATAAAGTGGGAATTAGAGGCCCATATGGTAGAGGTTGGCCTGTTGATGAAGCAAAAGGTAAGGATGTGCTTCTAATTGCTGGCGGGATTGGAATTGCTCCTCTTAGACCGATTATCCAAGAGATTGCTAAAAATAGAGGCGATTATGGTAGACTTGAGATCTTATACGGAGCTAGATCCCCGGGCGAAAGAATATTTGTTGATGAGTTCGAATTATGGAAACATATACCTAATACATATCTAAAATCATGTGTTGATTGCGTCCCTAGTGGTTTTAGCTGGAGTGAAAAAGTAGGAGTTGTGACTATTCTTTTAGAAGAACTTCTAACCCAGCCGAAGGATTCAATTGTATTAACATGTGGACCCGAGATAATGATGCATTATGTTGTTAAGGGATTAATAGATCTGAAATTCTCTGAGGACCAAGTATACATTTCTCTTGAAAGGCATATGAAATGTGGGGTTGGTCAATGTGGCCATTGCCAAATAGGTCCTAAGTATGTCTGTAAAGACGGTCCAGTTTTCGCATATTCTGAAATTAAGGGTTTACCAGACTTGATTGTTTGAAAGGGGATAATTGATTGAGTGAGAAATTAAAAGTTGCAGTAGTCAAGATGACTGGTTGCGCTGGTTGCCAGATGGAATTTCTTAGACTTGAAGATGAATTTGTAGATCTGCTCGATAAAATAGATATTTCATACTGGTATATGGCAAGGAGCAACAACGTAGAGACAAAATATGATGCAGTCTTTATCGAAGGATCGATTTCGACACCTAGAGAATTGAAGGAAGTTAAGGAATTCCGAAATAATTCTGATACTTTAGTTGCATTTGGAGATTGTTCATGTAGTGGTTGTATACCATCGATCTTGAACTGGGTACCACCTAAAGAGTCATCAAAAGTCTACGATCATTTTTCAGCAGTTCATAACAATATGCCAACATTTCAAAAGATATTGCCACTTAGCGAGTATGTAGAGGTGGATGCGGAAATCCGAGGGTGCCCTCCTCATAAAGACATGATATTAGAAGTTGTCAAAAGTGTATTGATAAAGCGCAAACCATTTCTCAGAAGCCACCCTGTATGTGTTGAATGCAAATTGAAAGAGAATGTATGTTTATTAACAGATGAGAACCGTCCTTGCATGGGACCAACTACTTCTGGAGGATGTGGTGCAATTTGTCCTTCATTAAATAGAGTCTGTGAGGGGTGTTATGGACCCATGAGTGATTCAAACGCCAAATCTTTAGCTAATGTATTTGAAGAGAAATGCAAGATTGCTGAAGAGGATATAGTAAGGAAGTTTAGAAAGTATGCGGGTTATACATCGGCATTATTTGAGGAGGCAGATAAGTGAGTATGGCAAGTCAACAAAATATTAAAGTAGATTACATAGCTCGTGTTGAAGGTCAAGGTAGACTTCAAATAGAGGTAGCTGAAGGGATCGTAAAAGATGCTAAATTCGGGATATTTGAGCCTCCAAGATTCTTTGAATCCTTCTTAGTTGGGAGAAAATATAACGAAGTACATGAATTAACTTCAAGAATTTGCGGCATTTGTCAAATTCCTCATCAAATTGTGTCATTGAGGGCAATTGAGAATGCGTTAGGATTGGAAATCAGCGAACAGACAAGAGAACTAAGGAGGTTATTAAATTTTGCAAACCATATACAAAGTCATGCACTAAATCTCTACATGTTGGCAGCTCCTGATTACCTAAAATACGATAGCGCGATCTCTATGGCTGGTGAACATCTTGATCTTGTAAAAAAAGCGTTAATGCTGAAGAAGCTTGGAAACGATATTTCAGAAGTTGTTGGAGGAAGAGCGATTCATCCTGTTACGGCCCTTTTAGGAGGTTTTACACAACTTCCAACGAAAATTCAACTTGAAGAATTGAAAAAAAGGTTACAGTCTGCTTTACAAGATGGTCTAGAGACTATAGAAATATTTGCCAAGCTTAATATTCCAGAATTCGAGAGAAAATTTGAACAAATTTCTTTGGTCCGGAAAGATTTATATCCAATAAACGAGGGTCGTTTATGCTCCACAGAAGGTCTTGATATAGATGAGAGCGAATATCGAGACAAAATTGAAGAGATAGATGTTGGTCATTCATGGGCTAAGCATTCTTTTGTAACTGGTAGAGATTCATTTCTAGTAGGACCATTAGCCAGATTCAATTTGAATTTTTCTACCCTAGGAGATAAATCAAAAAATGCGGCAGAGCAGATTGGTTTCAAGCCTACAGTAAATCAGCCCTTTAAGAACCTAGTAGCAAGAGCAATAGAGTTGTTGAATTATATGGAATATAGTATCAACATAATAGAATCCGTAATCCCCCTGAAAGATGAGATAGTAGTGCAAGGGGATGTAAAACCTAAGGCTGGCGTGGGAAGTGCTATTACAGAAGCGCCAAGAGGAATACTTTATCATAGCTTTGAATTGGATGAAAAAGGGATAGTAAAAAAAGCTGATATTGTAACACCTACAGCTCACAATGCGGCTAATGTTGAAAATGATCTTAAAGAGTATGTTCCAACGCTTCAAGATCTGGGTGTTGAAGAAGCTACAT is a window from the Candidatus Bathyarchaeota archaeon genome containing:
- a CDS encoding transcriptional regulator, whose protein sequence is MRPPCEVVTKCVLPTVRSLVAKKLVKEHGLSQVTTAEKLGTTQAAISQYIYSKRGNKMADYFESLPTFHTFVNEVVEEIKNGEGSSMDVIPMFCKLCRSLDKEKIYELSK
- a CDS encoding hydrogenase maturation protease — its product is MKKIAVIGVGNILMKDEGVGVHSLKKLETLKLPGNVELYEGGTRILDILPSLEGVDLIIIIDAVKFGKKPGTVNLFEVELSKNGNSKEMVSLHEMDLISSIKFAKQIYDLPEKIIIIGIEPKEVDVGIEMSEEVTRNIPEVIEKVHKTIQCYSTSAH
- a CDS encoding 2'-5' RNA ligase family protein codes for the protein MINTYSLWLKPTGSIYQELAKIIENLSDKYSAPIFEPHVTLIGGLTDSENNIIKKTLRLVNLVKPIKIKLTRIGYLNEYYRCIFLIAEETKSLMNMNLKAREIFGHKQDTKFLPHLSLLYGNFNSKLKEEIIRSLSDKINIEFEAESICLISTRNGPKDWYKIKRFLLE
- a CDS encoding FAD/NAD(P)-binding protein translates to MIDPFQLTKAVIKDVKFETKDTYTYTIQYLDGEIPPEEEFKPGQFIEFSVFGVGEAPFSLSSLFQNKIFDTTIREVGDVTRFIHRCKIGDKVGIRGPYGRGWPVDEAKGKDVLLIAGGIGIAPLRPIIQEIAKNRGDYGRLEILYGARSPGERIFVDEFELWKHIPNTYLKSCVDCVPSGFSWSEKVGVVTILLEELLTQPKDSIVLTCGPEIMMHYVVKGLIDLKFSEDQVYISLERHMKCGVGQCGHCQIGPKYVCKDGPVFAYSEIKGLPDLIV
- a CDS encoding pantoate kinase → MHKSSEKAEAFSPAGISSLFEICDKRADGTPIKDPKYMGSRGGGFVIEKGVYTKASARHSPKNQIEITINGKDAPRAETTKFVVQEFLKRSKQNYEIKIEHLIDVPMASGYGSSGAGALSTALALEQILNIGLTYNEMGVIAHIAEVENKTGLGTVGPLMIGGCVLTTKSGAPGFNVIDRIVLKPNYKIVSVYFGQILTKKVLINQDLKSKINESGKKALDSILKKPTLENFMNFSKKFAQEIGFLTDRSAEAIGLLERAGAIGATQNMIGDAVHSIVEEEYEDRIIDSVKGIGNKLIVSRISNAGAKLL
- a CDS encoding Ni/Fe hydrogenase subunit alpha, with the translated sequence MASQQNIKVDYIARVEGQGRLQIEVAEGIVKDAKFGIFEPPRFFESFLVGRKYNEVHELTSRICGICQIPHQIVSLRAIENALGLEISEQTRELRRLLNFANHIQSHALNLYMLAAPDYLKYDSAISMAGEHLDLVKKALMLKKLGNDISEVVGGRAIHPVTALLGGFTQLPTKIQLEELKKRLQSALQDGLETIEIFAKLNIPEFERKFEQISLVRKDLYPINEGRLCSTEGLDIDESEYRDKIEEIDVGHSWAKHSFVTGRDSFLVGPLARFNLNFSTLGDKSKNAAEQIGFKPTVNQPFKNLVARAIELLNYMEYSINIIESVIPLKDEIVVQGDVKPKAGVGSAITEAPRGILYHSFELDEKGIVKKADIVTPTAHNAANVENDLKEYVPTLQDLGVEEATLKCEMLVRAYDPCISCSVHMIKLE
- a CDS encoding 4Fe-4S dicluster domain-containing protein, whose amino-acid sequence is MASKIEKKELSAFVNKLLDKYEVIGPKKKKTQYVFDIISSPDDLELDYPTTILPLKKFLIPQKENLITFNLNDNDVSEGPSLEKKQVLLGIHSCDLNSFPILDKVFTDENPCPRYTKRRENLILVALTCNEPNEYCFCESMGTGPSPDNGYDLLLTDLGEEYLIESGSEVGESLLSLMDKRNAEDADLERKESIIKSAESKFERQVNTKDLPEIFQKNLDHPIWMELGKKDLACAQCIHSCPTCYCYDVRDDINLNIDSSTRYREWDSCFLKEFAEVAMEGNYRKDRSSRVRQFIGHNLGWGGAEQYKIEKGFAKCVGCGRCIKACPVDIDITEVSATIRDDKQ
- a CDS encoding oxidoreductase, whose amino-acid sequence is MSEKLKVAVVKMTGCAGCQMEFLRLEDEFVDLLDKIDISYWYMARSNNVETKYDAVFIEGSISTPRELKEVKEFRNNSDTLVAFGDCSCSGCIPSILNWVPPKESSKVYDHFSAVHNNMPTFQKILPLSEYVEVDAEIRGCPPHKDMILEVVKSVLIKRKPFLRSHPVCVECKLKENVCLLTDENRPCMGPTTSGGCGAICPSLNRVCEGCYGPMSDSNAKSLANVFEEKCKIAEEDIVRKFRKYAGYTSALFEEADK
- a CDS encoding DsrE/DsrF/DrsH-like family protein, with product MKGKVCIVCSKGTADMAFPPLMIATSAAAMDMEVHLYFTFWGMDIITKKKSSKLKLAPIGNPSLPMPNILGILPGMTAMVTKMIKSKMKKSKMPSIQELIKMAKDGGVIFHACSPTMKLMGTTKDDLIPEVDDVIGAATYVDLAKDATITLFI